TCAACATTAACCACCACCGCCGGTCGATTAGCCAGTAGAAAGTTAAGAAACGCTTCAAACTGGGTTCCCAATTGCTCCAAGGAACCGATGGTGATTACCCCGGCGTCTGGCGCCAAGGTAACGGCGGGATCTGGGTGGAACATATCGAACACCCGCCCCTGGATCAAATAGCCATGGTGGCGCGCCATCTCGGCGATGATCTCACGAGATGCCGCAGCCCAGTCATAACCAAACAGCGGCCGCCCCGGATACAGTTGTGCTGCTGGCACCAAATTTTGTGCTGTACCACATCCGAATTCATGAATCTCGCTGGTTCCGGCAAACCAACGCACGTACAACCAAGTTACCAGCAGATGGATATAACTAACATCGAAATTTAGGGAGAGTGGTTGAATAAAGTCGCCCAACATTCGCACTGGTTCACCCCGCCGCACAAATCGAGGCACCAGTGCCGCCAAGTCATAACCGGAGCGGCGGAATTCTTCCAGGTTTTCGGACCATCCAGACTCCCAGCGGGCGTGACGATGAACGCCTGCCATCTCCAGAGGTTGATCGAGTTCCCGCAATGCTGCAAGAATAAGCGCATCACGCGCCGCTCCTTCGGGCCTGACATACCGGAAATCCGATTGAGCGAGAACGGCCCGCACCGATTCGGGTATCGCCTCAGCAGAAACGCCAAAATGCCTCGAGATCTCGGTAAGGTCATAGGTCAGTACCTTTCCCGTCGATGTAATCTCCTGCGTATTATCTTTAATGCTAATCGTAGTCAAACTCCTCTCCTAGGCTAATACAGCAACCCGCCCTCTACTCCCACCTCTGATTGTCTGCAACCGCTTGGATAATCAGCGGTATTCACCCGACTAAGGCGTTAACGAAACGATCAATTGCCCCCTTGGGCCACCAGCATAAAGTTGCACATCCACAGTTTTGAAGTGATTGAATGTAGGGACGCAACTTTACGCTGGTGGCTCCCCTTGGTTATGAAATCTCGTTATTGCTCAAGAATTTTGCGCTTCAACGGGATCGCCACCATACGTGCAATATGATCAACAACCCCCTGCCCAAACTTGTCGCGCACCATATCAAGATAGGGGGGATGGGTGAAATAGGTATTCCAGGCCCGGTCGCGGAACCCCAGTATATCCGCAGCACTGCAATAATCATTGGCGAGCGGCAGTGTTTCATAACCATGCTGGGAGAAATGATGCCATTGTTTCGGAAGTTCCCGCCCTTCGCGTATCGCCAAGTCGTAGAGCTTCGACCCCGGATAGGCCATCGCTGAATAGAAATTAATAAATTCACATTTGAGATTAAGCGCCAGATCGAGTGTCTGCTGCATGCGCTCGATGGTGTCGTCGGGCAGGCCGAAGACATAATTGCCGATAATATTGATACCCGCGCCTTGGATACGTTGCGCCGTCTCGATAATATCTTGGTTGGAAAACTTCTTCTCAGCGCCGTCACGCACATAGTCACTGGCGCTTTCGATCCCCAGACAGATCCAGTTAACCCCCCCCGCCTTCAATTTGTCGAGCAATTCGTCGTGCATGGTATCAACCCGACCATAGGCCCAGATATTGACCTGATAGTCGCGTTGGGCTAGCAATTCGCAGATACCGGCAACATGACGCTTGTTGAGGACAAACATCTCATCGACAATCTTGATATTCTTGACCCCGTAGCGCGCCACCAAATGATCGATTTCAGCGACCACAGTTTTAGGGCTCCACATACGGTAAACTGATTTACCAAAAGGGGCGTTAATGCAACAAAAGTTACATTTGTACGGACAGCCGAGAGAGGTATGGATTGAGGCGTAGGGTTGGCGTTCTCCGATGTGGGTAAAGCAGTGCCAGTTGTGGGCACGATAACGCTCCATGGGTAACAGGTCCCAGGCGATCCCCGGCATTTCACGATCAAGATCGGTCACCAAGGGTTCGTTGGTCTCAGGACGAATGATTTGTCCGTCGCGGCGCCACCATAGGCTAGGCACCTTACCAAAATCAGTCTCTCCCGCCGCTAAAGCCGCTATTGTTTTAACAATGGTGACTGGTCCCTCGCGGTCGCAGACAAAATCAATAGCCTCATCCTCCATGGTGCGCTCGGGTAATGCCGCAGGATGGGTGCCCGTGAATAGGATCTTAGCGTCCGGGGTCTGCTCCTTGATCAAACGAGCAATCTTTCCGGCAGACCCCATATTCTGGGTCGAGGCCGAGGGCTGAAAACCATAGACTGGGATCACGATTAATTTTGCCTGAACATCTTCGACCGCAACCCGGGCAGCCTCGGCAGCGGTGGTACCCATCGCCGGGGTGTCATAAATAGCAACCCGGTAACCACGTTGACGGGCAAAGGTGGCAAACAGGCCAGCAAATACCGGCGGTTCGATTGCGGAAAACTCATCGCCCAGGTCTTGATAGATCTGGCGGCGATCACCGGGGTTAATTAACAACAGGTCAAGATTTTCAGCCATCAAGTACCTCTCCACAGGGACGGTTCGGAGGCAGCTTCATCGACGATAATGCCGCCATTGGACTCCAAACGAAATAATACTCCGATCAGAGATTAAACCTTGCTGCGTAGCCACCTATTCCTGTGGCATACGTCGATGCCAATCGGTTGCCTGCTGGTAACAATGGGCAACGTTGAGCAATTTCCCTTCTTGCCAATAACCACCGATAAGTTGCAACCCAACCGGACGCCCATTTACAAAACCCGCAGGCATCGATAGGCCCGGCAACCCCGCGAGGTTAACCGCAATGGTATAGATATCGGACAAATACATCGTTACCGGGTCTGCCGTCTTCTCGCCAAGATTAAAGGCCACCGTTGGAGAGGTTGGCCCAAGAATCACATCCACCTCATCAAACGCCTGACGGAAATCATCACTAATCAGCCGACGCAACCTCTGGGCCTTGAGATAATAGGCATCGTAATAACCCGCCGACAGCGTATAGGTACCAATCATAATGCGCCGTTTGACTTCTGCTCCAAAACCTTCGCTACGCGAACGGGTATAGAGGTCTAATAGATCCCGAGGCTGCTCACAACGATGACCGTAGCGTACCCCATCGTAGCGGGCCAGATTGGAAGATGCCTCGGCCGGGGCGAGTACGTAATAGGTTGGTACCGCCAAGTGAGTATTCGGTAAACTTATTGATTTGACTATCGCCCCCAGGCGTTCCAAAACTCGCACGGCATCCTGAATCACCGTTGCAACGCGATTATCTAATCCATCTCCGAAGTATTCGCGGGGTAGACCAATACGCAACCCGGTCAACGGTGCATCAATACCCGCCACATAATCAGGCACCGGTCGATCCAAGCTGGTTGAATCCAGTGGGTCAAAACCAGCCATCGCACCGAGCAAGAGGGCACAATCCATAGCGTTTTGGGCGAGGGGACCGCCCTGATCTAAAGACGAGGCGAAGGCAATCATTCCGTAGCGCGACACCCGCCCATAGCTCGGCTTGATGCCGGTAATGCCGCACAATGCTGCAGGTTGGCGAATGGATCCACCGGTATCGGTACCCGTAGCAGCTGTGACCATCCGCGCCGCTACCGCCGCCGCCGAACCTCCCGAGGAGCCACCTGGTACGGCGTTCAAGTCCCAGGGGTTGCGAACCGGGCCATAAAAGCTGGTCTCATTGGAAGACCCCATGGCGAATTCATCCATGTTGGTCTTGCCCACCATCACCACCCCCGCCTGTTGGAGGCGGGTCACGACGGTAGCATCATAGGGGGCAACAAAGCGGTCCAACATCCGCGAACCGCAGGAAGTTCGCACCCCCTTCGTGCAAAAAATGTCTTTGTGGGCGAGAGGGATACCCAGCAAGGAGCCACGCTCGCCTGCTG
The Gammaproteobacteria bacterium DNA segment above includes these coding regions:
- a CDS encoding conserved hypothetical protein (Evidence 4 : Unknown function but conserved in other organisms); translation: MTTISIKDNTQEITSTGKVLTYDLTEISRHFGVSAEAIPESVRAVLAQSDFRYVRPEGAARDALILAALRELDQPLEMAGVHRHARWESGWSENLEEFRRSGYDLAALVPRFVRRGEPVRMLGDFIQPLSLNFDVSYIHLLVTWLYVRWFAGTSEIHEFGCGTAQNLVPAAQLYPGRPLFGYDWAAASREIIAEMARHHGYLIQGRVFDMFHPDPAVTLAPDAGVITIGSLEQLGTQFEAFLNFLLANRPAVVVNVDTFNELYDPAHLLDELALRYDRKRGYLHGWVTRLRTLESEGRITILDLRRTYGSRFHDGHSYVVWRPNY
- a CDS encoding anaerobic magnesium-protoporphyrin IX monomethyl ester cyclase, whose protein sequence is MAENLDLLLINPGDRRQIYQDLGDEFSAIEPPVFAGLFATFARQRGYRVAIYDTPAMGTTAAEAARVAVEDVQAKLIVIPVYGFQPSASTQNMGSAGKIARLIKEQTPDAKILFTGTHPAALPERTMEDEAIDFVCDREGPVTIVKTIAALAAGETDFGKVPSLWWRRDGQIIRPETNEPLVTDLDREMPGIAWDLLPMERYRAHNWHCFTHIGERQPYASIHTSLGCPYKCNFCCINAPFGKSVYRMWSPKTVVAEIDHLVARYGVKNIKIVDEMFVLNKRHVAGICELLAQRDYQVNIWAYGRVDTMHDELLDKLKAGGVNWICLGIESASDYVRDGAEKKFSNQDIIETAQRIQGAGINIIGNYVFGLPDDTIERMQQTLDLALNLKCEFINFYSAMAYPGSKLYDLAIREGRELPKQWHHFSQHGYETLPLANDYCSAADILGFRDRAWNTYFTHPPYLDMVRDKFGQGVVDHIARMVAIPLKRKILEQ
- the gatA gene encoding Glutamyl-tRNA(Gln) amidotransferase subunit A codes for the protein MYDKTLTELSAGLAAGEFSSRELTQATLDRIVALDSRFNAFITVTADLALAQADAADARRAAGERGSLLGIPLAHKDIFCTKGVRTSCGSRMLDRFVAPYDATVVTRLQQAGVVMVGKTNMDEFAMGSSNETSFYGPVRNPWDLNAVPGGSSGGSAAAVAARMVTAATGTDTGGSIRQPAALCGITGIKPSYGRVSRYGMIAFASSLDQGGPLAQNAMDCALLLGAMAGFDPLDSTSLDRPVPDYVAGIDAPLTGLRIGLPREYFGDGLDNRVATVIQDAVRVLERLGAIVKSISLPNTHLAVPTYYVLAPAEASSNLARYDGVRYGHRCEQPRDLLDLYTRSRSEGFGAEVKRRIMIGTYTLSAGYYDAYYLKAQRLRRLISDDFRQAFDEVDVILGPTSPTVAFNLGEKTADPVTMYLSDIYTIAVNLAGLPGLSMPAGFVNGRPVGLQLIGGYWQEGKLLNVAHCYQQATDWHRRMPQE